From the genome of Geoglobus ahangari, one region includes:
- the secY gene encoding preprotein translocase subunit SecY encodes MVDQVLRALQPYFERIPSVSRPVGHVPFNQKLMWTIAVLLLYFVLSNVPVFGLDPSSIDIFQQYRALFAGATGSIIALGIGPIVTASIILQLLVGAGIIKLDLTNPDDRAAYQDFQRFLVFVMIALEALPQILGGFLKPNPVIAEQLGVSLSFIAFLIFIQLFIGGVLIVYMDEVVSKWGIGSGVSLFILAGIAQSIITGLFNWVTPPNAQMPAGIIPRWFWIAQNYGIDALLSADGLAFLMIQGGLLALMTTVAIILLVVYAEGTRVEIPLAHAAVRGARGRFPIKLIYASVLPMIFVRALQANIQIIGMVLYNRGITIFGEYVGSQPISGIMYLISPVRSPYDWVPSLVKSNPYFADLPTWMIGLHLLIDALILIAGGILFAVFWVETSGMDAKTVANQIARSGMQVPGFRRSPQVLERILQRYIPKVTIIGGALIGILTLVANMLGTIGNVSGTGLLLAVSIAYRFYQDLAKEQLTEMHPMIRRVLGEE; translated from the coding sequence ATGGTAGATCAGGTGCTCAGGGCACTGCAGCCTTACTTTGAGAGGATACCGAGCGTATCGAGACCGGTAGGTCATGTTCCCTTCAACCAGAAGCTGATGTGGACGATCGCGGTTCTGCTGCTTTATTTCGTTCTCTCCAACGTTCCCGTTTTCGGTCTCGATCCAAGCTCCATAGACATATTCCAGCAGTACAGGGCCCTCTTTGCCGGGGCCACTGGTTCAATCATCGCTCTCGGTATTGGGCCAATCGTCACGGCCAGCATCATTCTCCAGCTGCTTGTTGGTGCTGGCATAATCAAGCTCGATCTCACCAATCCGGATGACAGGGCGGCCTATCAGGACTTCCAGAGGTTTCTCGTCTTCGTGATGATCGCTCTCGAGGCCCTCCCGCAGATACTCGGTGGATTTCTAAAGCCCAATCCCGTCATAGCCGAGCAGCTTGGTGTCTCGCTCAGCTTCATCGCGTTCCTCATATTCATCCAGCTCTTTATCGGTGGTGTCCTCATCGTTTACATGGACGAGGTTGTGTCGAAGTGGGGTATCGGCAGCGGTGTCTCACTCTTCATCCTTGCCGGAATTGCCCAGTCCATAATAACCGGTCTCTTCAACTGGGTCACTCCGCCAAACGCTCAGATGCCGGCAGGCATAATCCCGAGGTGGTTCTGGATAGCCCAGAACTACGGCATCGATGCGCTGCTCTCTGCAGATGGGCTTGCGTTCCTGATGATTCAGGGTGGTCTTCTCGCCCTTATGACGACCGTCGCCATCATCCTGCTCGTCGTCTACGCTGAGGGAACGAGGGTTGAGATCCCGCTCGCTCACGCTGCGGTTAGGGGTGCGAGGGGCAGGTTCCCGATAAAGCTCATATACGCCAGCGTTCTGCCCATGATCTTCGTCAGGGCACTTCAGGCCAACATCCAGATTATCGGTATGGTGCTCTACAACCGCGGAATAACGATCTTCGGAGAGTACGTGGGAAGCCAGCCGATAAGCGGGATAATGTACCTGATCTCTCCGGTCAGAAGCCCTTACGACTGGGTGCCATCGCTGGTGAAGTCTAACCCGTACTTCGCTGACCTGCCCACGTGGATGATTGGCCTGCATCTGCTCATAGACGCGCTGATACTGATAGCCGGAGGCATCCTCTTCGCCGTCTTCTGGGTTGAGACGAGCGGAATGGACGCCAAGACCGTGGCGAACCAGATAGCGAGGAGCGGAATGCAGGTTCCGGGGTTCAGGAGGAGCCCGCAGGTTCTTGAGAGGATCCTGCAGAGGTACATCCCGAAGGTGACGATAATAGGCGGTGCTCTCATCGGCATCCTCACGCTCGTCGCCAACATGCTCGGAACCATAGGAAACGTCAGCGGCACTGGGCTTTTGCTTGCGGTGAGCATAGCCTACAGGTTCTACCAGGACCTCGCCAAGGAGCAGCTCACGGAGATGCACCCCATGATCAGAAGAGTGCTCGGTGAGGAGTGA
- a CDS encoding uL15 family ribosomal protein, with the protein MPMPKKKVKKYRGSRTCGGGSAKKRRGAGHRGGRGNAGVLKHKYLRTIKLVKEGKYEIGKSGFTRPKVVTREYKLLRELKERLIELKAVGAIDDYLYAYFKARPEINVGDINAVADRLVENGLAEKDGDVYRINLADIGYYRLLGSGKVDKKLHIVVEYATPKAIEKVESAGGKVEVAE; encoded by the coding sequence ATGCCAATGCCGAAAAAGAAGGTCAAGAAGTATAGGGGATCAAGGACGTGCGGCGGAGGAAGTGCCAAGAAGAGGAGGGGTGCTGGACACAGAGGCGGCAGGGGAAATGCTGGTGTGCTGAAGCACAAGTACCTCAGGACGATAAAGCTCGTCAAGGAGGGCAAGTACGAGATCGGAAAGAGCGGCTTCACGAGGCCGAAGGTTGTGACGAGGGAGTACAAGCTCCTGAGGGAGCTCAAGGAGAGGCTGATCGAGCTCAAGGCTGTTGGCGCGATTGACGACTACCTCTACGCGTACTTCAAGGCGAGACCCGAGATAAATGTTGGCGACATAAATGCTGTGGCAGACAGGCTCGTGGAAAACGGGCTTGCGGAGAAGGATGGTGACGTCTACAGGATCAACCTCGCCGACATAGGTTACTACAGGCTCCTCGGAAGCGGAAAGGTGGACAAGAAGCTCCACATCGTTGTGGAGTACGCCACGCCAAAGGCCATCGAGAAGGTTGAGAGCGCTGGAGGCAAGGTTGAGGTTGCTGAATAA
- a CDS encoding DUF106 domain-containing protein, translating to MKDILKNFLRALGITIFIGIFVSHDFRTALGNLLAPVFDPLYAKVGVLYTVMILAFITAGYSTLIQKLTVDYKKLKEIQQKVMEFNKEYSDAVKKNNQEKLKRLEKEREEVMRLQSQLMSMQFDPMFYTVVVTIPIFMWMYHISTLNPVVNVPFAGEIHVGQFYLIFPWWIWWYMFNSIAFGQIVRKILKVGQ from the coding sequence ATGAAGGACATCCTCAAGAATTTTTTGAGGGCCCTCGGAATTACAATTTTTATCGGCATCTTCGTGAGCCACGACTTCAGAACAGCGCTCGGAAACCTCCTCGCTCCGGTTTTTGACCCCCTCTACGCGAAGGTTGGCGTGCTGTACACGGTTATGATCCTTGCATTCATAACAGCCGGATACAGCACCCTCATTCAGAAGCTGACAGTCGATTACAAGAAGCTTAAGGAGATCCAGCAGAAGGTCATGGAGTTCAACAAGGAGTACAGCGACGCAGTCAAGAAGAACAACCAGGAGAAGCTCAAGAGGCTCGAGAAGGAGAGGGAGGAGGTTATGAGGCTCCAGTCCCAGCTCATGAGCATGCAGTTCGACCCAATGTTCTACACTGTCGTCGTCACGATCCCGATATTCATGTGGATGTACCACATCTCCACTCTCAATCCGGTGGTGAACGTTCCGTTTGCCGGCGAGATTCACGTCGGTCAGTTCTACCTGATATTCCCTTGGTGGATCTGGTGGTACATGTTCAACTCCATAGCGTTCGGCCAGATCGTAAGAAAAATTCTTAAAGTGGGACAGTAA
- a CDS encoding 50S ribosomal protein L30, translated as MFAVIRLRGEVDVHRKIKETLKLLRLHKKYHCVVVPDTPSYRGMLQVVKDYVAYGEIDAETLALLLRNRGRLTGNRRLTDEYVKETTGYESIEEFAKAVIEGKASLRDIPELKPVFRLHPPRGGLKSIKWHYGYGGDLGYHGKDISKLIYKMR; from the coding sequence ATGTTTGCCGTAATCAGGCTCAGGGGAGAGGTTGACGTTCACAGGAAGATTAAGGAGACTCTGAAGCTCCTCAGGCTCCACAAGAAATACCACTGCGTTGTCGTTCCCGACACACCCTCGTACAGGGGAATGCTTCAGGTCGTCAAGGACTATGTGGCATACGGAGAGATAGACGCAGAGACGCTCGCGCTCTTGCTCAGAAACAGGGGCAGGCTCACGGGCAACAGGAGGCTCACGGACGAATACGTCAAGGAGACCACGGGCTACGAGAGCATAGAGGAGTTCGCGAAAGCGGTGATCGAGGGCAAGGCAAGCCTGAGGGACATACCGGAGCTCAAGCCGGTCTTCAGGCTTCACCCGCCGAGGGGTGGGCTGAAGAGCATAAAGTGGCACTACGGCTACGGAGGAGATTTGGGGTACCACGGTAAGGACATATCCAAGCTGATTTACAAGATGAGGTGA